In Achromobacter spanius, the following proteins share a genomic window:
- a CDS encoding type II secretion system F family protein — protein MQDALILGALALVLASGAVLLWRHANSGARRAASSAFLDNQLKRGREAAEAAPFAEGGRALRSGFSSWDRLLLLAGVRQSVGFYLRITVPVVAGAVLAWVFLGPLSGVVSFIMLAVLTYFLLWLRADKRRRRMIAQLPAFLDNIVRLITIGNSMGAAFQTAAAATDQPLLEVVETAASLSRSAKELDAALVQVSRMYGLKELYMVAAVVSLAMRFGGRSDQVLERMAAFMRDVAQARNELTASSAEVRLSAWILALLPVGIAGFIMVANNKLFMGLWEDPLGFKMLLTAVVLQIGGCYWLYRMAKSI, from the coding sequence ATGCAAGACGCTTTGATCCTGGGCGCGCTGGCGTTGGTGCTGGCTTCGGGCGCGGTACTGCTGTGGCGCCATGCCAATAGCGGCGCGCGCCGCGCGGCCAGCTCGGCGTTCCTGGACAACCAGCTCAAGCGGGGCCGCGAAGCGGCTGAAGCCGCGCCGTTCGCTGAAGGCGGGCGCGCGTTGCGCAGCGGGTTTTCCAGTTGGGACCGCCTGCTGCTGCTGGCGGGCGTGCGACAAAGCGTGGGGTTCTATCTGCGGATCACCGTTCCCGTGGTCGCGGGCGCGGTGCTGGCGTGGGTGTTCCTGGGACCCTTGTCCGGCGTGGTGTCTTTCATCATGCTTGCCGTTCTGACGTACTTCCTGCTCTGGCTGCGCGCCGACAAGCGCCGGCGTCGGATGATTGCGCAACTGCCTGCCTTCCTGGACAACATCGTGCGCTTGATCACCATCGGCAACAGCATGGGCGCGGCGTTCCAGACGGCGGCGGCCGCAACGGATCAGCCCCTGCTCGAAGTCGTGGAAACGGCGGCCAGCCTGAGCCGGTCGGCCAAGGAACTGGATGCGGCGCTGGTGCAGGTGTCGCGCATGTATGGCTTGAAAGAGTTGTACATGGTGGCTGCCGTGGTGTCGCTGGCGATGCGGTTCGGCGGCCGCAGCGACCAGGTGCTGGAACGCATGGCCGCCTTCATGCGTGACGTGGCCCAGGCCCGCAACGAATTGACGGCCAGCTCCGCCGAGGTGCGCTTGTCGGCATGGATCCTGGCCTTGCTGCCGGTGGGCATTGCCGGCTTCATCATGGTGGCGAACAACAAGCTCTTCATGGGGCTGTGGGAAGACCCGCTGGGCTTCAAGATGCTGCTGACCGCCGTGGTGTTGCAGATTGGCGGCTGCTATTGGCTGTATCGCATGGCCAAGTCAATTTAA
- a CDS encoding CpaF family protein, giving the protein MIMTATIEFGGDGDKGFASSNRFQEVKTAAYEHLLSRIEGLGAEFGRWARSAIQEFVDIEVASFVRLRRVPINEGEMRQIAEALTKELAGLGPLEDLLADPAVEDILINGYDNVFVSRRGVLARETLRFTDNQHVLRIVRRILAPIGRRLDESSPMVDARLPDGSRLNVVIEPLAVDGPMVSIRKFRQDPLKPADLLTLGTFDEDIYRLLHEAVKHRCNVLVSGGTSSGKTSLLNALAFFIPETERVVTVEDTAELSLNHPHVVRLESRQGGFDGSGAVSIRELIRNSLRMRPDRVVVGEVRGAEVMDMLQAMNTGHEGSMATIHANSPRECLYRIEMLAGFAGFQGSEDSLRRQIASALDFIVQIGRLSNGKRRVLSVTEVTGMGDNVISTQELYRHETFTTPEGEEKDRWNWLGIHPHTPKLAKLRNDARNNDARNNDTPPGDNDGGGGFWSRRR; this is encoded by the coding sequence ATGATCATGACAGCGACCATAGAATTCGGCGGTGACGGCGACAAGGGCTTTGCCTCGTCGAACCGGTTTCAGGAAGTCAAGACGGCGGCGTACGAGCACCTGCTTTCCCGTATCGAGGGGCTGGGCGCCGAGTTCGGTCGTTGGGCGCGTTCGGCGATTCAGGAATTTGTCGACATCGAAGTGGCCAGCTTCGTGCGCTTGCGCCGCGTGCCGATCAACGAAGGCGAAATGCGCCAGATTGCCGAGGCGCTGACCAAGGAACTGGCGGGACTGGGCCCGCTCGAAGACCTGCTGGCCGACCCGGCCGTTGAAGACATTCTGATCAACGGCTATGACAACGTGTTCGTGTCGCGGCGCGGGGTGCTGGCGCGCGAGACGCTGCGCTTCACTGACAACCAGCATGTGCTGCGCATCGTGCGCCGCATCCTGGCGCCCATCGGCCGGCGGCTGGACGAGTCCAGCCCCATGGTGGACGCGCGCCTGCCCGACGGCAGCCGCCTGAACGTGGTGATTGAACCGCTGGCCGTCGATGGCCCGATGGTGTCCATCCGCAAGTTCCGCCAAGACCCGCTCAAGCCCGCCGACCTGCTGACGCTGGGCACCTTTGACGAAGACATCTACCGGCTGCTGCACGAAGCGGTGAAGCACCGCTGCAACGTGCTGGTGTCGGGCGGCACCAGCTCGGGCAAGACCTCGCTCTTGAACGCGCTGGCGTTCTTCATTCCGGAGACCGAACGTGTGGTGACGGTGGAAGACACCGCCGAACTGTCGCTGAACCACCCGCACGTGGTGCGGCTGGAATCGCGCCAGGGCGGCTTTGACGGCAGCGGCGCGGTCAGCATTCGCGAACTGATCCGCAACAGCCTGCGGATGCGGCCCGATCGCGTGGTGGTGGGCGAAGTGCGCGGCGCCGAAGTCATGGACATGCTGCAAGCCATGAACACCGGCCACGAAGGCTCCATGGCCACCATCCACGCCAACTCACCGCGTGAATGCCTGTACCGCATTGAAATGCTGGCCGGCTTCGCGGGCTTTCAGGGCAGCGAAGACAGCCTGCGCCGCCAGATCGCCAGCGCCTTGGACTTCATTGTGCAGATCGGCCGCCTGTCCAACGGCAAGCGCCGCGTGCTGTCGGTGACCGAGGTCACCGGCATGGGCGACAACGTCATCTCGACGCAGGAACTGTATCGCCACGAAACCTTCACCACGCCCGAGGGCGAAGAGAAGGACCGCTGGAACTGGCTGGGCATCCATCCGCACACGCCCAAGCTGGCAAAGCTGCGCAACGACGCGCGCAACAACGACGCGCGCAACAACGACACGCCGCCTGGCGACAACGACGGCGGCGGCGGATTCTGGAGCCGGAGGCGCTGA
- a CDS encoding type II secretion system F family protein translates to MEMLQSWNSSTVLAAALMLVAVALLVLGIGMARRLRGQDRSRQVIDQALATRQNPGAAAAAMPANSGEGRFSSATRVADAFGKRLSEGRLADTLMAAEDRKMVDMAGYANSGTARSRFVAARFGLAIVLPVAAVLLNQQKQLIDSPMGGLAAAFFGFAIGYMLPKWVVSRRLSRRKRMAGDELPLLIDLLRLLQGVGLSIDQSMQVLIKEFAQVLPVLSHELRLASELHVRGRSREQSLARLASGFDNDDLSAICRLIAQVDQHGGAVQEPLNRFGERLRDKRRLELKEKVGKTTVKMTGVMIVTLLPALLIVTGGAGFIAVLRGMSRMGGM, encoded by the coding sequence ATGGAGATGCTGCAATCCTGGAATTCATCGACCGTGCTGGCGGCGGCATTGATGCTGGTGGCCGTGGCGCTGTTGGTGTTGGGCATCGGCATGGCGCGGCGCCTGCGCGGGCAGGACCGCAGCCGCCAGGTGATAGACCAGGCGCTGGCCACGCGCCAGAACCCCGGCGCGGCAGCGGCGGCGATGCCCGCGAACTCGGGAGAAGGGCGGTTTTCATCGGCCACCCGCGTTGCCGACGCCTTTGGCAAACGCCTGAGCGAAGGCCGTCTGGCCGACACGCTGATGGCCGCCGAGGACCGCAAGATGGTCGACATGGCGGGTTATGCAAATTCCGGCACCGCGCGGTCGCGCTTCGTGGCGGCGCGCTTCGGCCTGGCCATCGTGCTGCCCGTCGCGGCGGTGCTGCTCAACCAGCAGAAGCAATTGATCGACTCCCCGATGGGCGGCTTGGCCGCGGCGTTCTTCGGCTTCGCCATCGGCTACATGCTGCCCAAGTGGGTGGTCAGCCGGCGCTTGTCGCGCCGCAAGCGGATGGCCGGCGACGAGCTGCCGTTGTTGATCGACCTGCTGCGCTTGCTGCAAGGGGTGGGGCTGTCCATCGACCAAAGCATGCAGGTGCTGATCAAGGAATTCGCGCAAGTGCTGCCGGTGCTGTCGCATGAGCTGCGGCTGGCGTCTGAACTGCACGTGCGCGGCCGCAGCCGCGAGCAATCGCTGGCGCGGCTGGCCTCGGGCTTTGACAACGACGACCTGTCGGCCATCTGCCGCTTGATTGCGCAGGTGGACCAGCACGGCGGCGCGGTGCAAGAGCCCTTGAATCGGTTTGGGGAGCGCCTGCGCGACAAGCGCAGGTTGGAACTGAAGGAAAAGGTCGGCAAGACCACCGTCAAGATGACGGGGGTCATGATCGTGACCTTGCTGCCCGCGCTGTTGATCGTGACGGGCGGGGCGGGGTTTATCGCGGTATTGCGCGGCATGTCGCGCATGGGGGGGATGTAA